The following proteins are encoded in a genomic region of Cydia fagiglandana chromosome 26, ilCydFagi1.1, whole genome shotgun sequence:
- the LOC134677571 gene encoding RNA-binding protein 48 yields MLEENSDDKIILPHHEQQQLCTTRLPYRQGRKLTAVKVYTINSESNHLLIFGVPSLNLRQEAKALFQKFGRLKSFNLAKDYKSEQFTETYHAVFEKIQSARIAKRMLDTKNFYGGSLHVTYAPELEDLDETRIKLLQRKHDVLTRLRNLQNEQDTKVKKVEIEPEVEQIVPKLNMGETNVISQDGSVRKLKLKEYVEEKRFKPCFISNEVKTIEVEVIKSATNCVDRLPKVTVEKPHTFDIIDKNIEIVDCTSTDVETITNVNEHDNMKDGVKIYKIPEKPLNKIKFNVNKKS; encoded by the exons ATGTTGGAAGAGAATAGTGATGATAAAATTATTCTGCCTCACCACGAGCAGCAGCAGCTGTGTACAACGCGGCTGCCCTACCGCCAAGGCCGAAAACTCACTGCTGTTAAG GTTTATACTATCAACAGCGAATCTAACCACCTCCTAATATTCGGTGTCCCGTCCCTCAATCTGCGACAAGAAGCCAAGGCCCTATTTCAGAAATTTGGCAGGTTAAAATCATTTAATCTGGCAAAGGATTACAAAAGTGAACAGTTTACGGAGACCTACCATGCTGTTTTCGAGAAAATACAATCTGCTAGGATAGCTAAGAGAATGTTAGACACTAAAAACTTCTATGGAGGTTCCTTGCATGTAACTTATGCTCCGGAATTAGAAGATTTAGATGAAACAAGAATTAAATTGTTGCAAAGAAAACATGATGTCTTAACTCGGCTGAGAAACTTGCAGAATGAACAAGATACTAAGGTCAAAAAAGTTGAAATTGAGCCAGAAGTTGAGCAAATTGTGCCAAAACTAAATATGGGTGAAACTAATGTGATTTCTCAAGATGGTTCTGTTAGGAAACTAAAACTTAAAGAATATGTAGAAGAGAAAAGATTTAAACCATGTTTTATTTCTAATGAAGTTAAAACAATAGAAGTAGAGGTAATTAAAAGCGCTACTAATTGTGTGGATAGACTTCCAAAAGTAACTGTAGAAAAGCCTCATACATTTGATATAATAGATAAAAACATagaaatagtagattgtactTCCACAGATGTAGAAACTATTACAAATGTGAATGAACATGACAACATGAAAGATGGtgttaaaatttataaaataccaGAAAAgcctttaaataaaatcaaatttaatgtaaataaaaagagTTAG